The following are encoded in a window of bacterium SCSIO 12643 genomic DNA:
- the era gene encoding GTPase Era translates to MHKAGFINMIGSPNVGKSTLANQLVGDKLSIITSKAQTTRHRILGMVNEENYQMIFSDLPGIVDPAYRLHKSMMNFIYQSLSDADIFLIVVEAGEKEFKDQSIQKKINSLDIPIVVALNKIDTIDQEELDRKIDYWKTQFPKSMIVPTSALHSFNIESLKTLLLDLLPESPPFFPKDQFTDKSERFIVSEKIREQILKVYKKEVPYSTEVVVTDFIRETNIIRIRAEIIVERDSQKGILIGKGGSKLKLIGTDARLELEEFFNSKIFLEVFVKVDKNWRDNAKKLKKYGYEN, encoded by the coding sequence ATGCACAAAGCCGGTTTTATTAATATGATTGGGAGCCCAAATGTTGGCAAGTCCACATTGGCTAACCAATTGGTAGGAGATAAGTTATCTATTATTACCTCAAAAGCACAAACGACCAGACATCGTATTTTGGGTATGGTAAATGAAGAAAATTATCAAATGATCTTCTCAGATTTACCTGGAATTGTAGATCCAGCATATCGTCTTCACAAGAGTATGATGAATTTCATTTATCAATCTTTAAGTGATGCTGATATTTTTCTTATTGTAGTTGAAGCGGGCGAAAAAGAGTTTAAAGATCAATCTATACAGAAAAAAATCAACAGCTTAGATATTCCTATTGTTGTTGCATTAAATAAAATTGATACCATTGATCAAGAAGAGCTAGATCGTAAAATTGACTACTGGAAAACACAATTTCCAAAGTCTATGATTGTACCTACTTCTGCATTGCATTCATTTAATATCGAATCACTGAAAACACTTTTATTAGATCTACTTCCGGAATCACCTCCATTTTTCCCTAAAGATCAATTTACCGATAAAAGCGAGCGTTTTATTGTTTCGGAAAAAATTCGAGAACAAATCCTAAAAGTGTACAAAAAAGAAGTTCCATATTCTACCGAGGTTGTTGTTACGGATTTTATTCGAGAGACGAACATTATTAGAATACGTGCTGAAATTATTGTAGAAAGAGATTCCCAAAAAGGAATTTTGATCGGGAAAGGTGGAAGTAAATTAAAGCTTATTGGAACAGATGCCAGATTAGAACTTGAAGAGTTTTTTAACTCAAAAATCTTTTTGGAGGTATTTGTTAAAGTCGATAAGAATTGGCGCGATAACGCGAAGAAACTTAAAAAATACGGTTACGAAAACTAA
- a CDS encoding tungsten formylmethanofuran dehydrogenase, which yields MEKTDLSIDRDTLLKAWRLMTQARAMSHLYEDKKEITGKYVHATSMGHEAVQLALSLQLLPQDYVSPYYRDDSILLGTGVTPYDLMLQLLAKKDDPFSGGRLYYSHPSLNDADKPKIPYQSSATGMQAIPATGLAMGVQYREKEHIGYTPKDEKAVVVCSIGDAAMTEGEISEALHMAALKQLPILYFVQDNEWDISAHSSEIRLQNSAEYAKGFKGIEIIEIDGADFFESYTALQKIIKTMREERRPFLIRASVPLLAHHTSGVRREWYRDDLDEAQAKDPYPRFRQQLLDHGMSEKELDQIESDSQAQVLADFDKALKAEDPSPEDLFLYDYAPTPITEEKGERAPKGKEKTVMVDSALFAVREIMEKHPEALLYGQDVGGRLGGVFREAATLAQTFGNHRVFNTPIQEAFIIGSTAGMSIAGCKPIVEVQFADYIWPALNQLFTELSRSYYLSNGKWPISSVIRVPTGAYGSGGPFHSSSMESIVTNIKGIKVVYPSTGADMKGLMKAAFYDPNPVVIFEHKGLYWSKVKGTEKAMTIEPDENYVIPIGKGRICLEATDENIQKGYSLAVITYGMGVHWAQNAAKKLKGQIEVVDLRSLAPLDKDLIVERVQKHNKCLIITEEPDGQTFARGLAGWIQDVCFEQLDAPVKVLAAADVPAIPLNSVLEETMLPNADKAYDAMSALLNY from the coding sequence ATGGAAAAAACCGATCTTTCAATAGATCGTGATACCTTATTGAAGGCGTGGAGACTAATGACTCAGGCACGCGCAATGTCTCATCTTTATGAAGACAAAAAAGAGATTACCGGAAAGTATGTTCATGCAACATCCATGGGGCATGAAGCGGTACAATTGGCTTTAAGTTTACAATTACTACCTCAGGATTATGTTTCACCTTATTATAGAGATGATTCAATTCTGTTAGGAACTGGAGTGACTCCTTATGATTTAATGCTTCAGTTATTAGCGAAAAAGGATGATCCTTTTTCCGGAGGCCGTTTATATTATTCGCATCCATCTTTAAATGATGCGGATAAACCAAAAATTCCTTATCAATCATCTGCTACGGGTATGCAAGCTATTCCTGCAACCGGATTAGCCATGGGAGTTCAGTATCGTGAGAAAGAACATATTGGATATACACCTAAGGATGAAAAAGCCGTTGTGGTATGCTCTATTGGCGATGCTGCAATGACCGAGGGGGAAATTTCGGAAGCTTTGCACATGGCTGCTTTAAAACAGCTACCCATATTATATTTTGTTCAGGACAACGAATGGGACATTTCTGCACACTCTTCTGAAATCAGACTTCAAAACTCTGCTGAATATGCAAAAGGTTTTAAAGGAATTGAAATCATAGAAATAGATGGTGCAGACTTTTTTGAATCATATACTGCTCTTCAAAAAATTATTAAAACAATGCGTGAGGAGCGCAGGCCATTCTTAATTCGTGCGAGTGTACCTTTACTGGCACATCATACATCTGGTGTGAGAAGAGAATGGTATAGAGATGATTTAGATGAAGCTCAGGCAAAAGATCCATATCCTAGGTTCAGACAACAATTGCTTGATCATGGCATGTCTGAAAAAGAATTGGATCAGATTGAATCGGATTCTCAAGCACAGGTTTTAGCTGATTTTGATAAAGCTTTAAAAGCGGAAGATCCAAGTCCTGAAGATTTATTCTTGTATGACTATGCTCCAACTCCTATTACTGAGGAAAAAGGTGAAAGAGCGCCAAAAGGGAAAGAAAAAACTGTAATGGTTGACTCTGCACTTTTTGCTGTACGAGAAATCATGGAGAAACATCCGGAAGCACTACTTTATGGACAGGATGTTGGTGGTCGATTAGGTGGTGTATTTAGAGAGGCTGCAACTTTAGCGCAGACTTTTGGAAACCACCGTGTATTCAATACACCGATTCAGGAAGCCTTTATTATAGGTAGTACTGCAGGAATGTCTATTGCAGGATGTAAACCTATTGTTGAAGTTCAATTTGCAGATTATATCTGGCCTGCTTTAAATCAACTTTTCACAGAATTAAGTAGATCTTATTATTTATCAAATGGTAAATGGCCTATATCTTCTGTTATACGTGTTCCTACCGGAGCTTATGGTTCCGGAGGCCCTTTCCATTCTTCTTCAATGGAAAGTATCGTAACCAATATCAAAGGAATTAAAGTGGTCTATCCATCTACTGGTGCGGACATGAAAGGCTTAATGAAAGCAGCTTTCTACGATCCAAACCCGGTGGTAATCTTCGAACATAAAGGTTTATACTGGAGTAAAGTTAAAGGGACTGAAAAAGCGATGACTATTGAACCGGATGAGAATTACGTGATTCCAATTGGTAAAGGTAGAATTTGCTTAGAAGCGACTGATGAGAATATTCAAAAAGGATATTCTCTAGCAGTAATAACCTATGGCATGGGTGTACACTGGGCTCAGAATGCAGCTAAAAAACTAAAAGGACAAATAGAGGTAGTTGATTTACGTTCATTGGCTCCGTTAGACAAAGACCTAATTGTAGAACGTGTTCAAAAACACAATAAGTGTTTAATTATTACCGAGGAACCGGATGGTCAAACATTTGCCAGAGGTTTAGCTGGTTGGATTCAAGACGTTTGTTTTGAGCAACTGGACGCACCTGTAAAAGTTTTGGCTGCTGCAGATGTACCTGCCATTCCATTAAACTCTGTTTTGGAAGAAACAATGTTACCTAATGCGGACAAAGCATATGATGCGATGAGCGCATTGTTAAACTATTAA
- a CDS encoding DUF2834 domain-containing protein encodes MKKAYLTLTIIGTILPNIFVMKESIQSGNYLLYVNPLETFKGMFANNISSAFVVDLLFIVVLFLMWSYREAKRKKMKRVYLFWLYTFAFGIAGGLPLFLFFRENKVHESQSYT; translated from the coding sequence ATGAAAAAAGCATATTTGACTTTAACAATTATTGGAACAATCTTGCCAAATATTTTTGTGATGAAGGAGTCTATTCAATCGGGTAACTACTTACTATATGTAAATCCACTAGAAACGTTTAAGGGAATGTTTGCCAATAATATTTCATCCGCATTTGTTGTTGATTTATTATTTATAGTAGTCTTATTTCTCATGTGGTCATATCGTGAGGCCAAAAGAAAAAAGATGAAAAGGGTGTATCTGTTTTGGTTATACACGTTTGCATTCGGAATAGCCGGAGGACTTCCTTTATTTCTCTTTTTTAGGGAGAATAAGGTCCATGAATCGCAGTCTTATACATAG
- a CDS encoding DUF3078 domain-containing protein has translation MKKLLLSFAILSMATMASAQDAAKPAAGDTTAADTAAPKYWTIEGGVGLMLNQVGLYRWQGGGEPSFSATLLYKSVYNYKKGKISWDNYVDLAYGLIQQGKNDLTKSDDRWEVGTKFGRQLNDKWDVNVFATLRSQFAEGFDPDDVNLRISDLMAPGYLLTGIGANYKKGDWLNVNLSPVTGKITFVLNDSIANLEVVDDAGAGTGKGKYGNDVGKNVRNEFGAYAKISIKKELIENVTLSTQADFFSDYLHNFGAIDVNWNLTLLMKVNKYISCTVTTNLIYDEDISIVLEKNNLGEPTHIGPAVQFKETVGVGFTYTY, from the coding sequence ATGAAAAAACTATTACTCTCTTTTGCTATACTATCAATGGCTACTATGGCCTCAGCACAAGACGCTGCTAAACCTGCTGCAGGCGATACAACCGCTGCAGATACCGCTGCCCCTAAATACTGGACTATTGAAGGTGGCGTAGGACTAATGTTAAATCAAGTGGGATTATACCGCTGGCAAGGTGGTGGTGAACCAAGTTTCTCTGCTACACTCTTATATAAAAGTGTATATAACTATAAAAAGGGTAAAATCAGCTGGGACAACTACGTAGATTTAGCTTATGGTTTAATCCAACAAGGTAAGAATGACCTGACCAAATCGGATGATAGGTGGGAAGTTGGGACTAAGTTTGGGCGTCAACTAAACGATAAATGGGACGTCAATGTTTTTGCAACATTACGTTCACAATTTGCAGAGGGCTTCGATCCTGATGATGTTAATCTAAGAATCTCAGATTTAATGGCTCCTGGATATTTATTAACTGGTATTGGTGCTAATTACAAAAAAGGTGATTGGCTTAATGTGAATCTTTCTCCGGTAACTGGTAAAATCACTTTTGTATTGAATGACTCTATTGCTAATTTAGAAGTAGTTGATGATGCAGGTGCAGGAACGGGTAAAGGAAAATACGGTAACGATGTAGGTAAAAATGTGAGAAACGAATTTGGTGCGTATGCCAAAATCAGCATCAAAAAAGAGCTTATTGAAAATGTTACTTTGAGTACTCAAGCAGACTTCTTCTCTGATTATTTACACAATTTTGGTGCTATTGATGTCAACTGGAACCTTACTTTACTTATGAAAGTAAACAAGTATATTTCTTGTACAGTAACCACCAACTTGATCTACGATGAAGACATTTCAATCGTATTAGAAAAGAACAATTTGGGAGAACCAACACACATTGGCCCGGCAGTTCAATTTAAAGAAACAGTTGGCGTAGGTTTTACATATACGTACTAA
- the paaZ gene encoding phenylacetic acid degradation bifunctional protein PaaZ produces MKLKNYILGRWIEGQGEGQDLFNAVTGDVIASASTEGISFEEVLAYGRNVGNKNLRKMTFHERGRMIKELALYLHSKKDIFYELSWATGATKIDSWIDIEGGIGNLFAYSSLRRQFPDTPYCVDGDSIPMSKGGTFSATHIMTPKTGVAVHINAYNFPIWGMLEKIAVNLLAGVPAVVKPATVTSYLTELMVQEIHKSGILPEGALQLIVGSARGIVEHVGMQDVVTFTGSAFTGRQLKSHPNIINNSVPFNLEADSLNASVLGADAVPGTPEFDIFIKEVSKEMTVKAGQKCTAIRRILVPSELVGDVQNALSARLAKTTIGDPRVEGVRMGSLAGLDQRTEVIEKVNQLAASQEIVYGSLDELEVTGANKETGAFISPILMYNDNPFEKTDVHSTEAFGPVSTIMPYNSIEEAVEITQMGLGSLVTSITTANDKIAQEFVLGAAPYNGRIMVLNKDMAKESTGHGSPMPMLTHGGPGRAGGGEEMGGKRGVYHYMQRTAIQGSPTTLGAITQVYQPGGKYLETPVHVFRKHFEELEIGETVHTHKRTITEGDIVNFANVSWDHFYAHTDVTSLDGTIFEQRVAHGYFILSAAAGLFVDPGKGPVLLNYGLEECRFTKPVYAGATIGVRLTVKEKVLQEKRDDDEFRKGIVKFLVDVYDETGETVALATILTMVKTLDQD; encoded by the coding sequence ATGAAACTAAAAAATTATATACTCGGTCGATGGATCGAAGGACAAGGTGAAGGACAGGATTTATTCAATGCGGTAACCGGAGATGTTATTGCATCGGCTTCTACCGAAGGAATTTCATTTGAAGAAGTACTGGCTTACGGACGAAACGTAGGGAACAAAAATCTTCGAAAAATGACCTTCCATGAAAGAGGAAGAATGATCAAAGAGTTGGCGCTATACCTTCATTCCAAAAAAGACATTTTTTATGAACTAAGTTGGGCTACCGGAGCCACAAAAATAGATTCGTGGATTGATATTGAGGGAGGAATTGGAAACTTGTTTGCCTACTCTAGTTTAAGAAGGCAATTTCCTGATACACCTTATTGTGTAGACGGGGATAGTATTCCAATGTCAAAAGGAGGCACTTTCTCTGCCACACATATTATGACTCCAAAAACCGGGGTTGCTGTTCATATTAATGCATACAACTTCCCTATTTGGGGAATGCTGGAAAAAATTGCGGTGAATCTATTGGCTGGTGTTCCAGCAGTAGTCAAGCCTGCAACAGTTACGAGTTACCTAACAGAGTTAATGGTTCAGGAAATTCATAAATCTGGAATTCTCCCTGAAGGTGCTTTACAGCTTATTGTAGGTTCTGCAAGAGGAATTGTGGAACATGTAGGCATGCAAGATGTGGTGACATTTACGGGTTCCGCGTTCACAGGCCGTCAACTTAAGTCTCATCCAAACATCATTAACAACTCTGTACCATTTAATCTAGAAGCAGATTCCTTAAACGCATCAGTTCTAGGTGCAGATGCAGTTCCTGGGACTCCTGAATTTGATATTTTCATCAAAGAGGTAAGTAAAGAAATGACTGTTAAAGCAGGTCAAAAATGTACTGCAATCAGACGTATTTTAGTCCCGTCCGAACTTGTAGGTGATGTACAAAATGCATTAAGTGCCAGACTGGCTAAAACAACTATTGGTGATCCAAGAGTTGAAGGAGTGCGTATGGGATCATTAGCCGGATTAGATCAAAGAACAGAAGTCATTGAAAAAGTAAATCAATTAGCGGCTTCCCAGGAAATCGTTTATGGTAGTTTAGATGAACTTGAAGTCACCGGAGCAAATAAGGAAACAGGCGCTTTCATCTCTCCGATCTTAATGTACAACGACAATCCGTTTGAAAAAACTGATGTCCACAGTACTGAAGCATTTGGCCCGGTATCTACTATCATGCCTTATAATTCAATTGAAGAAGCGGTAGAAATTACGCAAATGGGCTTAGGTAGTTTGGTAACGTCTATTACCACTGCAAACGATAAAATCGCCCAGGAATTTGTTTTAGGTGCAGCTCCATATAATGGTCGTATCATGGTCTTAAATAAAGACATGGCTAAAGAAAGCACGGGTCACGGTTCTCCTATGCCAATGTTAACACATGGCGGTCCTGGACGTGCCGGTGGCGGTGAAGAAATGGGTGGTAAACGTGGGGTTTACCATTATATGCAACGTACCGCAATTCAAGGAAGTCCAACTACACTTGGTGCGATTACGCAAGTATATCAACCTGGAGGAAAATATTTAGAGACTCCAGTACATGTGTTCCGCAAACATTTCGAAGAGCTTGAAATTGGAGAAACAGTTCATACGCATAAAAGGACCATTACCGAAGGTGATATCGTAAACTTTGCAAATGTGAGTTGGGACCATTTCTACGCCCATACTGATGTGACTTCATTAGATGGAACTATTTTCGAACAACGTGTCGCTCACGGATACTTTATTCTTTCGGCTGCTGCTGGTTTATTTGTAGATCCAGGAAAAGGACCTGTTCTTTTGAACTATGGTTTAGAGGAATGTCGATTTACCAAGCCTGTATATGCCGGAGCGACTATTGGTGTGAGACTAACCGTAAAGGAAAAAGTTTTACAAGAAAAAAGAGATGATGATGAGTTTAGAAAAGGTATCGTGAAGTTCCTCGTGGATGTTTACGATGAAACGGGAGAAACAGTCGCACTTGCTACTATTCTAACTATGGTAAAAACTTTAGATCAAGATTAA
- a CDS encoding MBL fold metallo-hydrolase, which yields MKNIFTKIIWVITLYLVSNLGITQTSNIQIEFIGNCGLYMTDGITNLYIDFPYKSGAHKYMEFEASELDSLKQNSIYIFTHKHSDHYSKKSLKTVLKEKGGQTYGPWNIEELENLGNSIPNFEIKAFKTEHKFWGISFKHYSYSINWHGKRIYLSGDTESAETIGEIKDIDWAFVPYWLLLDAAEKDIKIDADMFYIYHLASVQAPSARKKWGEIENIHPLVDQGEVIILDI from the coding sequence ATGAAAAATATATTCACGAAAATCATATGGGTAATAACTCTATACCTTGTTTCGAATTTAGGAATTACCCAGACATCAAATATTCAAATTGAATTTATTGGAAACTGTGGGTTGTATATGACAGATGGAATAACAAATCTCTATATTGATTTTCCATATAAGTCAGGTGCGCATAAATATATGGAGTTTGAGGCGTCAGAATTGGATAGTCTAAAACAGAATTCGATTTATATTTTCACGCATAAACATTCGGATCATTATTCTAAAAAGAGTCTAAAAACGGTTCTTAAAGAGAAAGGTGGGCAAACTTATGGCCCCTGGAATATTGAAGAATTAGAAAATTTGGGAAATTCGATTCCTAATTTCGAAATCAAAGCATTTAAAACAGAGCATAAGTTTTGGGGAATTTCCTTCAAACATTATTCTTACTCGATCAATTGGCACGGAAAGAGAATATACTTATCAGGGGACACAGAAAGTGCTGAAACTATTGGTGAAATTAAAGATATAGATTGGGCTTTTGTTCCTTATTGGTTACTGCTTGATGCTGCGGAAAAGGATATAAAAATTGATGCGGATATGTTCTATATCTATCATCTTGCTTCTGTTCAGGCTCCAAGTGCCAGAAAGAAGTGGGGAGAGATAGAAAATATTCATCCACTGGTGGATCAGGGAGAAGTGATCATCCTGGATATTTAG
- a CDS encoding GIY-YIG nuclease family protein, producing the protein MAANFTTYVLYSEKYDKIYVGYTSDLESRLRSHNELATKGWTITYRPWEVIYKEEFSTRSKAMKREKELKSSRGRHFIRTKIL; encoded by the coding sequence ATGGCAGCTAATTTTACAACATACGTTTTATATTCTGAGAAATACGACAAGATATATGTTGGATATACATCAGATTTGGAAAGTCGTTTGCGATCTCATAATGAATTAGCCACTAAAGGTTGGACAATAACATATCGCCCATGGGAGGTAATATATAAAGAAGAGTTTTCAACCAGGTCCAAGGCGATGAAAAGAGAAAAAGAGTTAAAGTCAAGTAGAGGTAGACATTTTATAAGAACAAAAATATTGTAG
- a CDS encoding enoyl-CoA hydratase/isomerase family protein, translated as MHTKNDNDGHVEFHLDNGIATIEFYHPMSNSLPGYLLDELASTISNTGQNSMVNVIILKSRGDRAFCGGASFEELTAIEDFDSGKKFFSGFAKVINAMRTCGKIIIGRVQGKAVGGGVGLASSVDYCFGTQYSSVRLSELAIGIGPFVVGPAVARKVGDSAMAQMSITPAVWQSARWAESKGLFDEVYETTEEMDEAILKFAQTLNSYNPEALAELKNIFWEGTDHWETLLYERAEISGRLVLSDFTKNAIAQFKSK; from the coding sequence ATGCATACTAAAAACGACAATGACGGACATGTAGAATTTCATTTAGATAATGGAATTGCAACGATTGAGTTCTATCACCCAATGAGTAATTCATTACCAGGGTATCTTTTGGACGAACTAGCTTCAACCATTAGTAATACAGGACAAAATAGCATGGTCAACGTTATTATTCTTAAATCCAGAGGTGATCGCGCTTTCTGTGGAGGTGCTTCTTTTGAAGAGCTTACCGCAATCGAGGATTTTGACTCCGGAAAAAAATTCTTTTCAGGTTTTGCGAAAGTGATTAACGCCATGCGCACTTGTGGTAAAATCATTATTGGTAGGGTACAAGGTAAAGCCGTTGGTGGAGGTGTTGGTTTAGCTTCATCTGTAGACTATTGCTTCGGAACACAATATTCATCTGTACGTTTAAGTGAATTGGCCATTGGTATTGGTCCATTTGTAGTTGGTCCGGCTGTTGCCAGAAAAGTTGGAGACTCCGCAATGGCTCAAATGTCCATCACACCAGCAGTTTGGCAAAGCGCACGTTGGGCAGAATCTAAAGGTTTATTTGATGAAGTATATGAAACAACCGAAGAAATGGACGAAGCGATTTTGAAGTTTGCTCAAACACTAAACAGTTACAATCCGGAAGCTCTTGCCGAACTTAAAAACATCTTCTGGGAAGGTACAGATCATTGGGAAACATTGTTATACGAACGTGCAGAAATTAGTGGTCGCTTAGTGCTTTCAGACTTCACTAAAAACGCAATAGCGCAGTTCAAATCAAAATAA
- a CDS encoding Crp/Fnr family transcriptional regulator — MIQNLIDYFEKHVSLDEIEKQFIREHIPVRSFKKGELLLSEGEVSNEFYFILEGGIRLYYNVGIEEKTAFFYFENMFVSSYESFTKRTASNHNLEAIEETKVAVVSFEMAFKLLELFPKFEFLARIMMEEELIVYQEIVSSFITLSAEQRYQKLLENKSPLIQRIPQYQLATFLGVTPETLSRIRKRMYR; from the coding sequence ATGATCCAGAACTTAATAGACTATTTTGAAAAACATGTTTCACTTGATGAGATAGAAAAGCAATTCATAAGAGAACATATTCCTGTCCGATCCTTCAAAAAGGGAGAGTTATTGCTATCCGAAGGTGAAGTTTCAAATGAGTTTTATTTTATTCTGGAAGGAGGGATCAGACTCTATTATAATGTGGGAATTGAAGAGAAAACAGCTTTTTTCTATTTTGAAAATATGTTTGTGAGCTCCTATGAAAGTTTTACCAAAAGGACAGCTTCCAATCATAATTTAGAAGCAATCGAGGAAACAAAGGTGGCTGTTGTTTCGTTTGAAATGGCTTTTAAGCTTCTTGAATTGTTTCCAAAGTTTGAATTCTTAGCAAGAATAATGATGGAAGAAGAACTGATCGTATATCAGGAAATTGTTTCTTCATTTATTACACTGAGTGCTGAACAGCGGTATCAGAAACTATTAGAAAATAAGAGTCCGCTCATTCAGCGAATCCCTCAATACCAGTTAGCAACTTTTTTAGGGGTTACTCCTGAGACTTTGAGCCGAATCAGAAAACGAATGTATCGTTAA
- a CDS encoding DUF349 domain-containing protein: MKKEEINTALKGLIDQEMSKDVISQGKPLLEAYQTAVANQVHEQKEKYDAEEHEEGDEFKPERDEQDALFDSLWAEYSKLKKEFREKLAQAEKDNLNIKEGLLSKIEALKSEEHIKQAHEAFKEIEQKWKEVGKIPQEKIKELDAAYSKARDEFFYNMHIYRELLENDLKRNLQLKEDIVAKMKETLELKSFKDMDATARRLTNEWNEIGPTYKEKWEGIRDEFWDAHHAIFNKIKDFYKTQKEKQKDNLEKKQALVSKLKEINNYNITSDKSWKKHTKIVIDLQKEWRSIGFAPKSDNERIWGEFKSAADAFFNAKSAFYLKVKEVYDQNKEKKEKLVAKAESLVDSTDLRQTAQMLTNLQKEWRTIGSAHHRDEQRLWKKFRAACNSFFENKKNQQKQDTVEQKENLEKKLALIEKIKSVAPAENEKDSLAAIDELIKEFNQIGFVPMNQKQKVAVDYKNAIHQKLSEFGVPEQELSDYLFNVKINELSGAQNPEKALEKEASHIREKIRNVKSNILQYENNLGFFKHSKGANALKDEVEQKISHNKQVLAKLEAKLKLVYKNLD; this comes from the coding sequence ATGAAAAAAGAAGAGATCAACACCGCACTGAAAGGACTTATCGATCAGGAAATGTCAAAAGACGTTATTTCACAGGGTAAGCCATTATTAGAAGCATATCAAACAGCAGTTGCCAACCAGGTTCATGAGCAGAAAGAAAAATACGATGCTGAGGAACACGAAGAAGGTGACGAGTTTAAACCAGAACGGGATGAACAGGACGCGCTTTTTGATTCTTTATGGGCTGAGTATTCTAAACTCAAAAAAGAGTTTAGAGAAAAATTAGCACAAGCGGAAAAAGACAATCTTAATATCAAAGAAGGACTATTAAGTAAGATTGAGGCTTTAAAAAGCGAAGAGCATATCAAACAAGCTCATGAAGCTTTTAAAGAGATTGAACAGAAATGGAAAGAAGTGGGCAAAATTCCTCAGGAAAAAATCAAGGAATTAGATGCTGCATATAGTAAAGCACGCGATGAGTTCTTTTACAATATGCACATCTACAGGGAGCTTCTTGAAAATGACTTAAAACGTAATCTTCAGCTTAAGGAAGACATTGTAGCAAAAATGAAAGAAACTTTGGAACTGAAGAGTTTCAAAGACATGGATGCTACTGCACGAAGATTAACCAATGAATGGAACGAGATTGGCCCAACCTACAAAGAAAAGTGGGAAGGAATCAGAGATGAGTTTTGGGATGCACATCATGCCATCTTTAACAAAATCAAAGATTTCTACAAAACTCAAAAAGAGAAACAAAAGGATAATCTTGAAAAGAAACAAGCTCTAGTATCCAAACTAAAAGAGATCAATAATTACAACATTACTTCTGATAAAAGTTGGAAAAAGCATACCAAAATTGTTATCGACTTGCAGAAAGAATGGCGTTCTATTGGTTTTGCTCCCAAGTCTGATAATGAAAGAATCTGGGGGGAATTTAAATCGGCAGCTGATGCTTTCTTTAATGCAAAAAGTGCATTCTATTTAAAGGTTAAAGAAGTTTACGATCAAAATAAAGAGAAGAAGGAAAAACTGGTTGCCAAGGCAGAAAGCCTGGTTGATAGTACAGACCTCAGACAGACTGCTCAGATGTTAACCAATCTTCAAAAAGAATGGAGAACTATTGGAAGTGCGCATCATAGAGATGAGCAAAGACTATGGAAAAAATTCAGAGCTGCCTGTAACTCGTTTTTTGAAAACAAAAAGAATCAACAAAAACAAGATACTGTTGAGCAGAAGGAAAACCTGGAGAAAAAACTTGCATTAATTGAAAAAATTAAATCTGTAGCTCCAGCTGAAAATGAAAAAGATTCGCTTGCTGCTATTGATGAGTTGATCAAAGAATTCAATCAAATTGGTTTCGTTCCGATGAACCAGAAACAAAAAGTTGCGGTAGATTACAAAAATGCGATCCATCAAAAGCTTTCTGAATTTGGTGTTCCGGAGCAAGAACTTTCTGACTATTTGTTTAATGTCAAAATAAACGAATTGTCAGGGGCACAAAACCCAGAGAAAGCTTTGGAAAAAGAAGCTTCACACATTCGTGAAAAAATTAGAAATGTAAAATCTAACATTCTTCAATACGAAAACAATTTGGGTTTCTTTAAACACAGTAAAGGAGCGAATGCGCTTAAAGATGAAGTTGAACAAAAAATATCTCACAATAAACAAGTCCTTGCTAAACTTGAAGCCAAGCTTAAATTAGTATACAAGAATCTAGATTAA